A portion of the Fusobacterium nucleatum genome contains these proteins:
- a CDS encoding ankyrin repeat domain-containing protein: protein MDNSMIFLNACKNGQKGVVEAFIKKGGLDFNKRDSLGNTALFYACMKGSKDIVKLLLSNGADGSLANNNSMIPLHAVSKSGNKEIISLLLDKGSDINTTDKEGRTPLIYTLMENRTEAAKLLLEKGADTQIKDNDGHKAIDYATANGLRDIITLLLKNENNDNKNNSGNTPLHQACYNNQSEVVRELLKQDGIELNIVNDNGNTPLIIAAIESNLLIVQLLLKAGADAKQRLLNGNTALHFAAENGNQYIGKALLEAGAEIDGQNEMGETALLIAAMEGYNDFVKLLVENGANVNIIDNSQNSPLFYASEKGYTEIVEILLLAGAE from the coding sequence ATGGATAATAGTATGATATTTTTAAATGCTTGTAAAAATGGACAAAAAGGTGTTGTAGAAGCTTTTATAAAAAAAGGTGGACTTGATTTTAATAAAAGAGATAGTCTTGGAAACACAGCTCTTTTCTATGCTTGTATGAAAGGAAGTAAAGATATTGTAAAATTGTTATTAAGCAATGGTGCTGATGGTTCTTTGGCTAATAACAATAGTATGATTCCACTTCATGCTGTATCAAAAAGTGGAAATAAGGAAATTATTTCTCTACTATTAGATAAGGGCTCTGATATTAATACAACTGATAAAGAAGGAAGAACTCCTTTGATATATACTCTTATGGAAAATAGGACTGAAGCAGCAAAATTACTATTGGAAAAGGGAGCCGATACTCAAATAAAAGATAATGATGGTCATAAGGCAATTGATTATGCCACTGCTAATGGACTTCGTGATATTATTACATTATTACTAAAAAATGAAAATAATGATAATAAAAATAATTCTGGAAATACTCCTCTTCATCAAGCTTGTTATAACAATCAAAGTGAAGTAGTTAGAGAACTTTTAAAACAAGATGGAATAGAATTGAATATTGTAAATGATAATGGAAATACACCATTAATAATAGCTGCTATAGAAAGTAATTTACTAATTGTTCAATTATTGCTAAAAGCTGGGGCTGATGCTAAACAAAGACTTTTAAATGGAAATACAGCTTTGCATTTTGCAGCAGAAAATGGAAATCAATATATAGGTAAAGCCTTACTAGAAGCTGGGGCAGAAATTGATGGTCAAAATGAAATGGGGGAAACAGCTCTACTAATAGCTGCAATGGAAGGGTACAATGATTTTGTCAAACTATTGGTAGAAAATGGAGCAAATGTTAATATTATTGACAATTCACAAAATTCTCCTTTATTCTATGCTTCTGAAAAAGGATATACTGAAATTGTTGAAATTTTATTACTTGCTGGAGCAGAATAA
- the minE gene encoding cell division topological specificity factor MinE, which yields MGFFSNFFKKENSKDDAKNRLKLVLIQDRAMLPSGVLENMKDDILKVLSKYVEIEKSKLNIEMCPYEDDPRKIALVANIPILKSSTREVTKTTKQQKRK from the coding sequence GTGGGTTTTTTTAGTAATTTTTTCAAAAAAGAAAATTCAAAAGATGATGCAAAAAATAGATTGAAGTTAGTTTTAATCCAAGATAGAGCAATGCTTCCATCTGGTGTTTTAGAAAATATGAAAGATGATATTTTAAAAGTTTTATCTAAATATGTTGAGATTGAAAAATCTAAATTAAATATAGAAATGTGTCCTTATGAAGACGATCCTAGAAAAATTGCATTAGTAGCTAATATTCCAATCTTAAAGTCAAGTACTAGGGAAGTAACAAAAACAACAAAACAACAAAAACGTAAGTAA
- a CDS encoding retron St85 family RNA-directed DNA polymerase encodes MEWIEYREQFITTAKKASKNSGYIKKNLKYAEKLYNQKLPIIYNASHFSKLVGYSLQYLYAASNDSSKFYREFEIKKKNGGSRKISEPLPSLKEIQKWILENILNKIQKEKVSKYAKAYQKKISIKENVKFHRGQKKVLSLDITNFFLNIKIDKIYEVFYNLGYSKSLSTLFSNLCTLNYSLPQGAPTSPILSNIVMLNFDNEIEKIVLEKRIRYTRYADDMTFSGDFLEKEIIKYVKENLNKIGLKINNKKTRVRKNWQQQMVTGIIVNEKIQISRKKRDELRQTMYYIEKYGIDSFLKYKGIKNKVYYLSHLKGILEYAYFINKNDKKLFNYIEYLKNNFFKEKSSI; translated from the coding sequence TTGGAATGGATTGAATATAGAGAACAATTTATAACTACAGCAAAAAAAGCTAGTAAAAATAGTGGTTATATAAAGAAAAATTTAAAATATGCAGAAAAATTATATAATCAAAAGCTTCCTATTATTTATAATGCTTCACATTTTTCAAAATTAGTAGGTTATTCATTACAATATTTGTATGCAGCTTCAAATGATTCGAGTAAATTTTATAGAGAATTTGAAATAAAGAAGAAAAATGGAGGTTCTAGAAAAATTTCAGAGCCTTTACCAAGCTTAAAAGAGATTCAAAAATGGATATTAGAAAATATTCTAAATAAAATTCAAAAAGAAAAAGTTAGTAAGTATGCTAAAGCGTATCAAAAAAAAATTTCAATAAAAGAGAATGTAAAATTTCATAGAGGGCAAAAAAAAGTATTATCTTTAGATATTACTAATTTTTTTTTAAATATAAAAATTGATAAAATCTATGAAGTTTTTTATAATTTAGGGTATAGTAAATCACTGTCAACATTGTTTTCAAATTTATGTACACTTAATTATAGTTTACCTCAAGGAGCACCAACTAGCCCAATATTATCCAATATTGTTATGTTGAATTTTGATAATGAAATTGAAAAAATTGTATTAGAGAAAAGAATTAGATACACAAGATATGCTGATGATATGACATTTTCAGGAGATTTTTTAGAAAAAGAAATAATAAAATATGTTAAAGAAAATTTAAATAAAATAGGATTAAAAATAAATAATAAAAAAACAAGAGTTAGAAAAAATTGGCAACAACAAATGGTTACAGGTATAATAGTTAATGAGAAAATACAAATTTCAAGAAAAAAAAGAGATGAATTAAGGCAAACAATGTATTATATAGAAAAATATGGTATAGATTCTTTTTTAAAATACAAAGGAATTAAAAATAAGGTTTATTATCTTTCACATCTTAAAGGTATCTTAGAATATGCTTATTTTATTAATAAAAATGACAAAAAATTATTTAATTATATAGAATATTTAAAAAATAATTTTTTTAAAGAAAAATCATCAATATAG
- a CDS encoding septum site-determining protein MinC, producing MSNHVIIKGKNDRLVIALDPNIDFLDICDILKTKILEAKDFIGNSRMAIEFSGRALTNEEENKLIGIITDNSDIVVSYIFSKRAESEEENIDLNSLNPLIEEGKTHFFRGTLRSGSKIESDGNVVVLGDVNPSSMIRARGNVIVLGHLNGTVCAGLGGDDRAFIAAIYFNPIQITIGMKTITDIQDEILDSTRVDKKSKFKVASIKNQEIVVEELI from the coding sequence ATGAGCAACCATGTAATAATAAAAGGAAAAAATGATAGACTAGTAATTGCTTTAGATCCTAATATCGATTTTTTAGATATATGTGATATTTTGAAAACTAAAATTTTAGAAGCTAAAGATTTTATTGGAAATAGTCGTATGGCTATTGAATTTAGTGGAAGAGCTTTAACCAATGAAGAAGAAAATAAATTAATTGGAATTATTACAGATAATAGTGATATAGTTGTGTCTTATATTTTTTCTAAAAGAGCAGAATCAGAAGAAGAAAATATAGACTTAAATAGCTTAAATCCATTAATTGAAGAAGGGAAAACACACTTTTTTAGAGGGACATTGAGGTCAGGTTCTAAAATAGAATCAGATGGCAATGTTGTTGTGCTTGGAGATGTTAATCCATCTTCTATGATAAGAGCAAGAGGAAATGTTATAGTTCTTGGACATCTTAATGGTACTGTATGTGCAGGTTTAGGAGGAGATGATAGAGCTTTTATAGCTGCTATATATTTTAATCCTATACAAATTACTATTGGTATGAAAACTATAACAGATATTCAAGATGAGATCTTGGATTCTACTAGAGTTGATAAAAAAAGTAAATTTAAAGTTGCAAGTATAAAAAATCAAGAAATAGTTGTTGAGGAGTTGATATAA
- a CDS encoding N-acetylmuramoyl-L-alanine amidase: protein MKKILAFISLLFLMVACSSTEEVKSTGNRNINRGSNISRSQTTIRNIGKFQVDSNSYVATGKNERIQFIIVHYTATDNAGAIKELTSSRVSSHFLVLDEDDNKIYSLVPLEQRAWHAGASAFRGRTNINDTSVGIEIVSEGIAKEFVPDPNPYHPYDHYVDYKPIQIEKTAQIIKYVAEKYNIPARNILAHSDIAPSRKKDPGAKFPWKELYDKYNIGAWYDEADKQEFMDEEKFNATSIREIKDELRKYGYEINRFDEWDKESKDVVYAFQLHFNPKNPTGEMDLETFAILKALNKKYPE, encoded by the coding sequence ATGAAAAAAATATTAGCATTTATTAGTTTATTATTTTTAATGGTAGCTTGTTCTTCAACAGAAGAAGTTAAAAGTACTGGTAATAGAAATATTAACAGAGGAAGTAATATTTCAAGAAGTCAAACAACAATAAGAAATATTGGAAAATTCCAAGTTGACTCAAATTCTTATGTGGCAACAGGGAAAAATGAAAGAATTCAATTTATTATTGTTCACTATACAGCAACAGATAATGCAGGTGCTATTAAAGAATTGACTTCAAGTAGAGTAAGTTCACATTTCTTAGTTTTAGATGAAGATGATAATAAAATATACAGCCTAGTTCCACTTGAACAAAGAGCTTGGCATGCAGGAGCAAGTGCATTTAGAGGAAGAACAAATATAAATGATACTTCTGTTGGAATTGAAATAGTGAGTGAAGGTATAGCAAAAGAATTTGTACCTGACCCTAATCCATATCATCCTTATGATCACTATGTTGATTATAAGCCAATACAAATAGAAAAGACTGCACAAATCATAAAATATGTAGCAGAAAAATATAATATTCCTGCAAGAAATATACTTGCACATTCTGATATTGCACCAAGTAGAAAGAAAGATCCAGGAGCAAAATTTCCTTGGAAAGAATTATATGATAAATATAATATAGGTGCTTGGTATGATGAAGCAGATAAACAAGAATTTATGGATGAAGAAAAATTTAATGCTACTTCAATTAGAGAAATAAAAGATGAATTGAGAAAATATGGTTATGAAATAAATAGATTTGATGAATGGGACAAAGAAAGTAAAGATGTGGTTTATGCTTTTCAATTACACTTTAATCCTAAAAATCCAACAGGAGAAATGGATTTAGAAACTTTTGCAATTTTAAAAGCATTGAATAAAAAATATCCTGAATAA
- the minD gene encoding septum site-determining protein MinD, giving the protein MGARVIVVTSGKGGVGKTTTTANIGAGLADKGHKVLLIDTDIGLRNLDVVMGLENRIVYDLVDVIEERCRISQAFIKDKRCPNLVLLPAAQIRDKNDVTPEQMKSLIDSLKASFDYILVDCPAGIEQGFKNAIVAADEAVVVTTPEVSATRDADRIIGLLEASGIKEPRLVINRLKIDMVKDKNMLSVEDILDILGIKLLGVVPDDETVVISTNKGEPLVYKGDSLAAKAFKNIANRIEGVDVPLLNLDVKMSLLDKIKFVFKR; this is encoded by the coding sequence ATGGGAGCAAGAGTTATTGTAGTTACCTCTGGAAAAGGTGGTGTTGGTAAGACAACAACAACTGCAAACATAGGTGCTGGTCTTGCAGATAAAGGTCATAAGGTTTTACTTATTGATACAGATATTGGGCTTAGAAACCTAGATGTTGTAATGGGATTAGAAAATAGAATAGTCTATGATTTAGTAGATGTTATAGAGGAAAGATGTAGAATTAGTCAAGCATTTATAAAGGATAAAAGATGTCCAAATTTAGTATTGTTACCAGCAGCACAAATAAGAGATAAAAATGATGTGACTCCTGAACAAATGAAAAGCTTGATAGATTCTTTAAAAGCAAGTTTTGACTATATTTTAGTTGATTGTCCAGCAGGAATAGAACAAGGATTTAAGAATGCAATAGTTGCAGCAGATGAAGCAGTGGTTGTTACAACACCAGAAGTTTCTGCTACAAGAGATGCTGATAGAATAATTGGTTTATTAGAAGCTTCTGGAATAAAAGAACCAAGACTTGTTATTAATAGATTAAAGATTGATATGGTAAAAGATAAGAATATGTTAAGTGTAGAAGATATACTTGATATATTAGGAATAAAATTATTAGGAGTAGTTCCTGATGATGAAACTGTTGTTATTTCTACTAATAAGGGAGAACCTCTTGTATATAAAGGTGATTCACTGGCAGCTAAAGCTTTTAAAAATATAGCTAATAGAATTGAAGGAGTAGATGTCCCTTTATTAAATTTAGATGTTAAGATGAGCTTATTAGATAAAATAAAGTTCGTATTCAAGAGGTGA
- a CDS encoding phosphoribosyltransferase-like protein → MAEKNVLKEKYIERLNKIFEEKGWKKEENEISYFDRFCERLAKLETDEDREFILELTKDYLLVTLDKYEKYLIQVMENFFKEESKKLEKIDTIHIFPLINEKDLNKIKSSKVMLYLLQGIFLKNVFLKYSYKKQLLLCSKIEDLENNKDEIKYLILIDDYIGSGETTLDCIRLLKEKKINTDNCSIITLVVQKTGFDTIVSQERNIKIYYAIEMKKGITDKYPSNEIRNKIEQMKKISKLFVKKRRKHLYLGYKASEGLVSMIRTPNNTFPFFWYKTKDGEYGPFSRDEAIKFMEITEEYKDVKK, encoded by the coding sequence ATGGCTGAAAAAAATGTATTGAAAGAAAAATACATTGAAAGATTAAATAAAATTTTTGAAGAAAAAGGATGGAAAAAAGAAGAAAATGAAATTTCTTACTTTGATAGATTTTGTGAAAGACTTGCAAAGTTAGAAACAGATGAAGATAGAGAATTTATTTTAGAATTAACTAAAGATTATTTATTAGTTACATTAGATAAATATGAAAAATATTTAATTCAAGTAATGGAAAACTTTTTTAAAGAAGAGAGTAAAAAATTGGAAAAAATAGATACAATACATATTTTCCCTCTTATTAATGAAAAAGATTTGAATAAAATAAAAAGTTCAAAAGTTATGCTATATCTTCTTCAAGGAATATTTTTAAAAAATGTATTTTTAAAATATTCCTATAAAAAACAACTACTACTTTGTAGTAAAATTGAAGATTTGGAAAATAATAAAGATGAGATAAAATATTTGATCTTAATAGATGATTACATTGGAAGTGGTGAAACAACATTGGATTGTATTAGATTACTAAAAGAAAAGAAAATAAATACAGACAATTGTTCTATTATTACATTGGTAGTACAAAAAACAGGATTTGATACAATAGTTTCCCAAGAAAGAAATATAAAGATTTATTATGCAATAGAAATGAAAAAAGGTATCACTGACAAATATCCTTCAAATGAAATTAGAAATAAAATTGAACAAATGAAGAAAATTAGTAAACTATTTGTAAAAAAAAGAAGAAAGCATCTTTATTTAGGATATAAAGCTTCAGAAGGATTAGTGTCTATGATTAGAACTCCAAATAATACTTTTCCTTTTTTCTGGTATAAAACAAAAGATGGAGAGTATGGTCCTTTTTCAAGAGATGAAGCTATTAAATTTATGGAAATAACGGAAGAGTATAAGGATGTGAAAAAGTGA
- a CDS encoding nitronate monooxygenase gives MKNNKICEILGIKYPIFQGAMAWVSGGELAGAVSKDGGLGIIAGGGMEPELLRENIRKAKAITTNPFGVNLMLLRPDVEDQMNVCIEEGVKVITTGAGNPGAFMEKLKAANIKVIPVIPTVKLAERMEKIGADAVIVEGMESGGHVGTLTTMALLPQVVNAVNIPVIAAGGIASGKQFLAALAMGAEGIQCGTIFLTAKECLIHQNYKNIILKAKDRSTTVTGTSTGHPVRVIENKLAKEMIELERSGAPKEEIEKLGTGSLRLAVIDGDVERGSFMSGQVAAMVNDERTTKEILEFLMNDLKLETEVLKRRLENWDI, from the coding sequence ATGAAAAATAATAAAATTTGTGAGATATTAGGAATCAAGTATCCAATATTTCAAGGAGCTATGGCTTGGGTTTCTGGTGGAGAGTTAGCAGGAGCTGTTTCAAAAGATGGTGGACTTGGAATTATTGCTGGTGGTGGTATGGAGCCTGAACTTTTAAGAGAAAATATTAGAAAAGCAAAGGCTATTACAACTAATCCATTTGGAGTAAACTTAATGCTTTTACGTCCTGATGTTGAAGATCAAATGAATGTTTGTATTGAAGAAGGAGTAAAAGTTATAACAACTGGTGCTGGAAATCCAGGTGCTTTTATGGAAAAATTAAAAGCTGCTAATATAAAAGTTATACCAGTTATACCAACTGTAAAACTAGCAGAAAGAATGGAAAAAATTGGAGCAGATGCAGTTATAGTTGAAGGAATGGAAAGTGGAGGACATGTTGGAACTTTAACAACTATGGCACTACTTCCACAAGTAGTTAATGCAGTAAATATTCCAGTTATTGCAGCAGGAGGAATTGCTAGTGGAAAACAATTTTTAGCAGCCTTGGCTATGGGAGCAGAAGGAATCCAATGTGGAACTATATTCTTAACAGCAAAAGAATGTTTAATTCATCAAAATTATAAAAATATTATCTTAAAAGCTAAAGATAGATCAACTACTGTTACAGGAACTTCAACAGGACACCCTGTAAGAGTTATAGAAAATAAATTAGCAAAAGAAATGATAGAACTTGAAAGAAGTGGAGCTCCTAAGGAAGAAATTGAAAAATTAGGAACAGGAAGTTTAAGACTTGCAGTTATAGATGGAGATGTTGAAAGAGGAAGTTTCATGTCAGGACAAGTTGCTGCTATGGTAAATGATGAAAGAACAACAAAAGAAATTTTAGAATTTTTAATGAATGATTTAAAACTTGAAACAGAAGTTTTAAAAAGAAGACTAGAAAATTGGGATATTTAA
- a CDS encoding MATE family efflux transporter: MNSIGNVGKKTLISLTIPIFLELLLVTVVGNIDTIMLGYYSDEAVGAIGGITQLLNIQNVIFSFINMATSILTAQFLGAKDYKRVKQVISVSLVLNILLGVVLGGIYLFFWRGLLQKMNLPEELVGIGKYYFQLVGGLCIFQGIILSCGAILKSHGRATETLIINVGVNILNILGNALFIFGWLGMPVLGPTGVGISTVISRGIGCVVAFYMMCKYCNFTFRKKYIKPFPFKIVKNILSIGLPTAGENLSWNMGQLMIVAMVNTMGTTIIASRTYLMLISSFIMTLSIALGQGTAIQIGHLVGAGEIKEVYNKCLKSVKIAFIFAFVATSIVCLLRKPIMNIFTTNPDILKVSLKIFPLMIILEMGRVFNIVIINSLHAAGDIKFPMFMGIIFVFTIAVLFSYIFGISLGWGLVGIWIANAMDEWIRGIAMYFRWKSKKWQNKSFV, translated from the coding sequence ATGAACAGTATTGGTAATGTTGGCAAAAAAACTTTGATTTCTTTGACAATACCAATATTTTTAGAATTGTTATTAGTAACAGTTGTAGGAAATATTGATACAATAATGCTTGGTTATTACAGTGATGAAGCAGTAGGAGCAATAGGTGGAATAACACAACTGCTTAATATTCAAAATGTAATATTCAGCTTTATAAATATGGCAACATCTATATTAACAGCACAATTTTTAGGGGCAAAGGACTATAAAAGAGTAAAACAAGTTATAAGTGTTTCACTGGTTCTTAATATTCTTTTAGGAGTAGTTTTAGGAGGGATATATTTATTTTTTTGGAGAGGTTTACTTCAAAAGATGAATCTTCCAGAAGAACTGGTTGGAATAGGTAAATACTATTTTCAACTGGTTGGGGGACTTTGTATATTTCAAGGTATAATTTTATCTTGTGGAGCAATACTTAAAAGTCATGGTAGAGCAACAGAAACCTTAATTATTAATGTAGGAGTAAATATTTTAAATATTTTGGGTAATGCTTTATTTATTTTTGGTTGGTTAGGAATGCCAGTTTTAGGACCAACAGGAGTTGGAATTTCAACAGTTATTTCAAGAGGAATTGGTTGTGTTGTGGCATTTTATATGATGTGTAAATATTGTAATTTTACATTTAGAAAGAAATATATAAAACCTTTTCCATTTAAAATAGTAAAAAATATCTTATCAATAGGTTTACCTACTGCTGGTGAAAACTTATCTTGGAATATGGGACAACTTATGATAGTTGCCATGGTAAATACTATGGGGACTACAATTATTGCCTCTCGTACATATCTAATGTTGATAAGTAGCTTTATTATGACCTTGTCAATAGCATTAGGACAAGGAACAGCTATTCAAATTGGACATTTAGTTGGAGCAGGAGAAATAAAAGAAGTTTATAATAAATGTTTAAAAAGTGTGAAGATTGCATTTATATTTGCTTTTGTTGCAACTTCAATAGTCTGTCTTTTAAGAAAACCAATTATGAATATTTTTACAACTAATCCAGATATTTTAAAAGTCTCATTAAAAATATTTCCTTTGATGATTATATTAGAAATGGGTAGAGTATTTAACATAGTTATAATAAATTCACTTCATGCAGCAGGAGATATTAAATTTCCTATGTTTATGGGAATAATTTTTGTATTTACAATAGCAGTTCTATTTTCATATATATTTGGAATTTCACTTGGTTGGGGACTTGTTGGAATATGGATTGCAAATGCAATGGATGAGTGGATTAGAGGTATCGCAATGTATTTTAGATGGAAGAGTAAAAAATGGCAAAATAAAAGTTTTGTATAG
- a CDS encoding YlmH family RNA-binding protein, with protein sequence MNENLEKIENYIKLAEKTDTIIYSNQFFPISQLNNLKYSGLKFSFKGLNEECEKKLLAVYPECFTEDYLYFPVKYFKIIKKSKFISLEHKHYLGNILSLGIKREILGDLIVKNDECYGIILENMFDFLKENLLRINSSPVEIIEIDEREVPENEFKELNIRLSSLRLDSLVSELTNLSRAVSVNYIDLGNVQVNYEIQREKSYKVSLGDTIIIKKYGKFRIEEENGLTKKDKLKLIVRKYI encoded by the coding sequence ATGAATGAAAACTTAGAAAAGATAGAAAACTATATTAAATTAGCAGAGAAGACAGATACAATAATATATAGTAATCAATTCTTTCCAATATCACAACTTAATAATTTAAAATATTCTGGGTTAAAATTTTCTTTTAAAGGTTTAAATGAAGAATGTGAGAAAAAATTATTAGCAGTTTATCCTGAATGTTTTACAGAAGATTATTTGTATTTTCCAGTGAAATATTTTAAAATAATAAAAAAATCAAAATTTATAAGCTTAGAACACAAACATTATTTAGGAAATATTTTATCATTGGGAATAAAAAGAGAAATTTTAGGAGATTTAATAGTTAAAAATGATGAATGTTATGGTATTATATTAGAAAATATGTTTGATTTTTTAAAAGAAAATCTTTTAAGGATAAATTCTTCACCTGTTGAAATAATTGAAATAGATGAGAGAGAAGTTCCTGAGAATGAGTTTAAAGAATTAAATATAAGGCTATCATCTTTAAGATTGGATAGTTTAGTATCAGAACTTACTAATTTATCAAGAGCAGTATCAGTCAATTACATTGATTTAGGTAATGTTCAAGTAAATTATGAAATACAAAGGGAAAAAAGTTATAAAGTATCACTTGGAGATACTATAATAATAAAAAAATATGGTAAATTTAGAATTGAAGAGGAAAATGGCTTAACAAAAAAGGATAAGCTTAAATTAATTGTTAGAAAGTATATATAG
- a CDS encoding coproporphyrinogen III oxidase: MTHDFNILGEEEKIYIDDNLILYIIETLEWIDTFYFLKTREKRKGLNYYGNTYFEGNNVKKLKRILFYWKELFGEARDEFEIASDFEIIKTYDLDKDKYIKQNLNKNEVIEDLEKLISLCERAERENKIIEHWGI; this comes from the coding sequence ATGACACACGATTTTAATATTTTAGGAGAAGAAGAAAAAATCTATATTGATGACAATCTAATTTTGTATATTATAGAAACTTTGGAATGGATAGATACATTCTATTTTTTAAAAACAAGAGAAAAAAGAAAGGGATTGAATTATTATGGAAATACATATTTTGAAGGAAATAATGTCAAAAAATTAAAAAGAATACTCTTTTATTGGAAAGAATTATTTGGAGAAGCCAGAGATGAATTTGAAATAGCAAGTGATTTTGAAATAATTAAAACTTATGATTTAGACAAAGATAAATATATTAAGCAAAATTTAAATAAAAATGAAGTTATAGAGGATTTAGAAAAGTTAATTTCCCTTTGTGAAAGAGCAGAAAGAGAAAATAAAATAATAGAACACTGGGGAATTTAA
- the der gene encoding ribosome biogenesis GTPase Der: MKPIIAIVGRPNVGKSTLFNNLVGDKIAIVDDLPGVTRDRLYRDTEWSGSEFVIVDTGGLEPRNNDFLMAKIKEQAEVAMNEADVILFVVDGKSGLNPLDEEIAYILRKKNKPVILCVNKIDNFFEQQDDVYDFYGLGFEYLVPISGEHKVNLGDMLDIVVDIIGKMDFPEEDEEVLKLAVIGKPNAGKSSLVNKLSGEERTIVSDIAGTTRDAIDTLIEYKDNKYMIIDTAGIRRKSKVEESLEYYSVLRALKAIKRADVCILMLDAKEGLTEQDKRIAGIAAEELKPIIIVMNKWDLVENKNNATMKKIKEELYAELPFLSYAPIEFVSALTGQRTTNLLEIADRIYEEYTKRISTGLLNTILKDAVLMNNPPTRKGRVIKINYATQVSVAPPKFVLFCNYPELIHFSYARYIENKFREAFGFDGSPIMISFENKSSD, encoded by the coding sequence ATGAAACCAATAATTGCAATAGTTGGAAGACCAAATGTTGGAAAATCTACTCTTTTTAATAACTTGGTAGGAGATAAAATAGCAATAGTGGATGACCTGCCAGGTGTAACAAGAGATAGGCTATATAGAGATACTGAATGGAGTGGTTCTGAATTTGTAATAGTTGATACAGGGGGATTAGAACCAAGAAATAATGATTTTTTAATGGCAAAAATAAAAGAGCAAGCAGAAGTTGCGATGAATGAAGCAGATGTTATTTTATTTGTTGTAGATGGAAAATCTGGGCTTAATCCATTAGATGAAGAAATAGCATATATATTGAGAAAGAAAAATAAACCTGTTATCTTATGTGTAAATAAAATAGATAACTTTTTTGAACAACAAGATGATGTTTATGATTTCTATGGTTTAGGTTTTGAATATCTTGTACCAATTTCTGGGGAACACAAAGTAAACTTAGGAGATATGTTAGATATAGTTGTAGATATTATTGGGAAGATGGACTTCCCAGAAGAAGATGAAGAAGTTTTGAAATTAGCAGTAATAGGAAAGCCAAATGCTGGGAAATCATCTCTGGTAAATAAATTATCAGGGGAAGAAAGAACAATAGTTAGTGATATTGCAGGAACAACAAGAGATGCTATTGATACTTTAATTGAATATAAAGATAATAAATATATGATAATTGATACAGCTGGGATAAGAAGAAAATCAAAAGTTGAAGAAAGTTTAGAATATTATTCAGTGTTAAGGGCATTGAAAGCTATAAAGAGAGCTGATGTTTGTATTCTAATGTTAGATGCAAAAGAGGGGCTTACAGAGCAGGATAAGAGAATTGCTGGGATAGCAGCAGAGGAATTAAAACCTATAATTATTGTTATGAACAAGTGGGACTTAGTAGAAAATAAAAATAATGCTACTATGAAAAAAATAAAAGAAGAACTGTATGCAGAATTACCATTTTTATCTTATGCACCTATTGAATTTGTTTCAGCTTTAACAGGACAAAGAACAACAAATCTTCTTGAAATAGCAGATAGAATTTATGAAGAATATACAAAGAGAATTTCAACAGGATTATTAAATACTATATTGAAAGATGCAGTTTTAATGAATAACCCACCTACAAGAAAAGGTAGAGTAATAAAAATTAATTATGCAACACAAGTCTCTGTTGCTCCACCAAAATTTGTTTTATTTTGTAACTATCCAGAACTTATACATTTTTCTTATGCAAGATATATAGAAAATAAATTTAGAGAAGCTTTTGGATTTGATGGAAGCCCTATAATGATAAGTTTTGAAAATAAAAGCTCAGACTAA